The segment CATCTTTAGTGTGTGCTTGGAGTCTGCTTTGTCTGCTGGTCTCCCTGACCAAAATACCCTTTCCTCTTCTTCCAATTTCCTGCACGCGTGTCCTTGGGTTAATTTGAAGGAGCGCTCTACTACCCAGTCTGTATTATGTGTTGTTCATTCTCATGCATCCTGTCATGATGACACACTGAGAGGCTCTGGATTGATCACACAACCTCACGCACCTATCTCTGGTCTTATTAATGGAAATTAATCAATAATTCACTGTATTTTTAAGGGAGTGTAGGTGGCACTTAACCACAAATGCGGCTAGGCTATGTAGTGATGTCACTTTATTAGAattagtggtgtagtggaggataaacATTGTTTACACACCTTTTTATTTTGCGTGTGTGTTTACACCTTTTGTGTAAAAATGCTTTGAAAGTATAGTGAGCATTACTTTCACCACAGCTGGCAATCAGCATTTATCcacttattttttttaatcacttATTTAAATTGTTATAGTATGTTTATATGAATTGTTTCTCCTCGAGGGATAGGCCTAGTTGTGGGTGTATTGTGTGTTGTGCTATTTCACTGTCTTAGTGGATATTAAAGCCACATGCTTTCTGCTGACGAAGCTTGAGTGGTTAACTCAGGCGTTTTGAAACATTTTAATAAATGGTCGCTAGTTTAATACACTGCCTTTTGTGAATCTTGGAATTCACATTTTGTTGCCTTTTTTCACCAGATATTTCTGAAGCTGCTGTATTCACTTACTGGATGTATGGTATAGTTGTAGGTATATCTTAAATTGTATCTGTATGGGCTATAACATGTTCATGACTGACTGTAATTTTTCCAGGTTCTAGAGAACTTCTCTGATGCCCCCATGACGCCCAAGCAGATCCTGCATGTTATTCAGACCAAGGGGCTCAAGGAAATGAGGTAaacaaccaccacacacacatttaatggaaGGGCGATTTTCTGGCATTTAAGCCCTTGTTCTACCACTtaccagagtcagatgaactgcCATTTTATGTCTCTGCGGGCAGTATGAAGGAAATTAGCATTGGCTTGCAAAACTACTGCTAACTtgtgttagcgcaatgactggaagtctgcAGGTACAATAGCAATGCTACAGTAGCatactgcacgcagagacatacaaatggtatccacaatTTCATCTGATTCTGGGTAAGTacggttgaagtcggacgtttatatacacttgggttggagtcattaaaacttgtttttcaactactccacaaatttcttgttaacgaactatagtttcggcaagtaggttaggacatctactttgtgcatgacaactgttttttttattccaataattgtttacagacagattatttcacttataattcactgtatctcaattccagtgggtcagaagtttacatacactaagttgactgtggctttaaacagcttggaaaattctagaaaattatgttgtagatttagaagcttctgataggctaattgacataatttgggtcaattggaggtgtacctgtggatgaatttcaaggcctaccttcaaactcagtctctctttgcttgacatcattggaaaatcaaaagaaatcagccaagagctGATCTCCACAAGTGtagttcattcttgggagcaatttccaaacgcatgagggtaccacgttaatctgtacaaacaatagtacgcaagtataaacaccatgggaccacacagccgtcatactgctcaggaaggagacgcgttctgtctcctcgagatgaacgtattttggtgtgaaaagtgcaaatcaatcccagaacaacagcaaaggaccttgtgaagaagctggaggaaacaggtacaaaagtatctatatccacagtaaaacgagtcctatatcgacacaacctgaaaggccactcagcaaggaagaagccactgctccaaaaccgccattaaaaaaagccagactacggtttgcaactgcacatggggacaaagatcatactttttggagaaatgccctctggtctgatgaaacaaaaatagaactgtttgcccataatgaccatattatgtttggaggaaaaaggggcatgcttgcaagccgaagaacaccatctcaaccgtgaagcacggggtggcagcatcatgttttgggggtgctttgctgcaggagggactggtccacttcacaaaatagatggcatcgtgagaGGGGAAAATTTGTAGATATATTaaggaacatctcaagacatcagtcaggaagttaaagcgtcTTCCAAATGGGCCTtccgaatggacaatgaccccaagcatacttccaaagttgtgacaatgGTCTAAGGACAACAAAGACAAGATATTGGAACAGCCATCATAATGCCCTgaactcaatcccatagaaaatttgtgggcagaactgaaaaagcaaatgagcaaggaggcctacatacctgactcagttacaccagctgtgtcagggggaatgggccaaaattcacccaacttattgtgggaagcttgtggaaggctgcctgaaacgtttgacccaagttaaacaattgaaaggcaatgctaccaaatactaattgagtgtatgtaaacttctgacccactgagaatgtgatgaaagaaatacaagttgaattaaatccttctctctactattattctgacatttcacattcttaaaataaagtggtgatcctagaaTTTTTACTAGGGATAAAGGTCAGGAATTTAAACacttcagccaaatacatttaaactcagttttatgtaaacttccaacttcaactgtagaacAAGGGCTTAAATGCCAGAACCTCCCATTATACCTTTAAAGCCCATCTTTATGGTCATGTATACCAGCAACAAAACCAAGAATGGAATTGCTCATGTTTTATGTAAAATAAGTCTATGTTACGAGAATATCCATGAGAAAGGAATGTTTCAACTTTGACTcacatttttcacaattcttcCATGATCTCGACCTGGCCTGATCCACAATATGCTCAACAAAAACAGAAGGTAAGATGGCACAAGAACAAAGGGACAATATTTCCATTTTATGTTTAGCTGTCTCTTTGCATACCATAGGTATTGTTCTGCTTCTCACAGTCATCTTCTCCCCACTCTTTCTCCATCaccccaccctgtctctctctctgtccaccagtgGCACAGCCCCTCTGGCCTGTCTAGTGACCATGCTGCATTCCCAGGTGAGGGGGGACAGAGTAAAGAACAGCATCTTCTTTAAGCTTCCTGGCAGGATGAGTCTGTTTACCTTGAAGGTATGGAACCAGCCCAATCCACACACCCATATCTCAAACACGCACGTACCTCTTATCCCTACCCCTAATAAACCTCATACTAACCCATAtctggaatacacacacacacatgcatgtttgTGATAGCAATCTCTCTTCTGACTGTCCCTCTGCAGAAGAACGCTCTGCAGTGGACCAAGAGTTCGAAGGAGGCGGAGACAGCCGAAGCCAGCACACTGGCTACTGCTAACACAGCAACAGCAGGGCCAACGGAAGGTGCGGAGCAAGAGAGCTGTGACTCCATGGAAACAGTTGCAGCCAGTGGAGAGAACGATGGTGTGTGGTTGTGCTCACCACATGCTTTCATCAGTGATCATTTAGTGGAGAGGAAATGCCCTTTTTATTTGGTGCTTACTTCCACTGTAAATTAACATTGTTGAAGTTTACATTACTCTCCGCCCATCTTATCAACCTCCTTTTTACAGTTTATCCACCGTTTGTGTATTCCACTACATCACTGGTCTTTATTAAGCACTCACATCTAACACATCACTATTAAATCTCTCTGACtgccctgttcaaaggcactttgaAAACAACACAGGAATATGTGCCATGATAAAGGTGGAAAGAGCATGCCTATGATAGAATAAATTGAAATTTTTTAAACAACTGCAAACCAGAGACATTTTTTCTTATTTTTAGGATGTGATTGTTGCTGTGGGTACGGGTGCACATGAAACTGCCAACCCATGGCATAaatcttttttgttttgtttttaagaAACATTTTATTTGGGTGAGCTCCTGTTTATCTGAGTACATGGCTGAAAAGTGCTAGATGATAAACCCCACCAATTGTGATAACGGAAACCAAAACATGTGCAGTGTGAAAAACCTTTATTGTCAGTGTTAGTGGACCATTTATCATCGACTAAACCATTTGGAACCCAGTAAAGAGAACCATTTGGTGTCTGACCCTAGCCCCCTCTACCCTTCACAGCGTCCATAGATGAGAGCTCGTCCAGTGCCTCATGCTCCACAGAGCCCCAGACCAGGCTGAGTAGATCTGGAGTCTCTGGACAGGTGCGCTCTGAGGCCCAGGCACAGACCCGACTAAGTCGATCCAGACAGGTACACTTTACCCCCTCAACCTGGGCTGTCTGTATGTGTACTGTTGCTCAATAGGGATATTATAGGTGGTTGTGCATAGTGTGCGTAGGTCGAGTCGAAAGAGGTTTTTATGAGTACTACATGCATAGGAAATGATAGCAGATCGCCTTTGTCTGGCTTAGTGATAACCTTAGCATTCTATTACCTCCCACCATGTCCGTTTCTCCTTCGCTGCAGTCGAGCAGACAGAGGAAGAAGGCTGTGATGATGCCACGAGTGGTCCTCACTCCACTCAAGGTCAATGGTGAACACGTCCCATCAGGTGAGCACTTCTCTCTGCTAACCCCTTTGCTACCCTAACCTAATCTCGCTATGCCCACACACAACCTCTTCCTGGACACACAAATGTTGCGGAATTTGtagcattacacacacacacagacacctgaGTCATATTCCTACAGTGAGCTTGGACCATTTCTCACTCAGCATGGGCCTCTACTGCTTTGCCAGTCTTTTTATTTATGTGTTGCCTATTTACTTTTGCTGCAGCATTCTTAGACTGTAACCAGTTCAAGTTTCTCAGTAAGCTCTGGGTAACAAACATGAGTGGCCTAAACAGTTTTAGTGCTATCTATGGGAAGAAAGTGTAGGAATTGCTAGTGTTCCTGCAGGTGTCGTGTTGACTGAAATGTGACCTGTGTGCAGTTTTGACTGTGATCCTCGTGCACCCAGAGTCTTTCTCATTCTGAGGATCCcctgaaaccccccccccccctcttgtgGCTGATTGTCTGTCAGTCTCTGCGTGCAGAATAACCCTCCTAGCCACTCATTGTCTGAGTGCAACTTCTGTCCTCCCTGCTTTTTGTGTGCACCTGGAAATTCCAGTCTCATATCAGTCCTTACATTTAGCTCCCCAGTAAACCCAATTGCTATCTATGAGGTGGGGGAGCTCTTTCTGAGATTTCTGCTCCACCCtaccccccactctcctctctctgtgttaatGTGGGACTGGGTAACTGCTCCCTTTGCTTTGTCTGTATTGCTCACCTGTCCCAATCCCCCCCCACCCCGTGCTATGGGCTCTGCTGCCTCCCCTTTTGGCTTGTCTGCCTGACCTGCCCACCCCCGCCTTCCCGCTCGTAAGTCCCCCTCAATCACGTGACCGGAGTGTCTCACCaggctcccccctccccccacctctccccctcagGAGCAGCGGGGAGGCGCAGGGAAGACTCTAGGGGGGGTCCAGGCCCCACGCTTCGTGCCCGCCCCGAGCTGGCTAGCTGGAAACGCCCCCAGCACTTCAAGAGCTTGCGTGGCTACCACTCAGGTACAGGGGTTAGACCCGGGAATAATAAAACCCACCAACCCAAACAACCTCCCTCCAGTAAACCCTAAAGCACCAACCCCTCACTCTCCCAGTTGTAACCCAGTTTATTTTCCTTTCATCATTGTTCAGGACACCTTTGGCAAAGAGATATACCTGATGGAACCTGAACTGTAAACAACTTGACAAATCTGTATTTCTTATGAATTTAGCTGTCACAATTGAAGAGGTCAAAGAACATAATCTGGACATAGTACACCATCTGTAGAACTATTAGTATGTCTCAGTTTCTACACAGGCCAGCTGTCTACGAATAAGCATCAAACTTGGACTTTGGGTCAACCCCAGACTGACAGGGTGATTTGGTAGCTAACCAACAGTACGCTGGTCGCTATCATTGTCAGGGTTGCATTGGTCACTAATGCTAACTGAACTGCAGAGCATTGCAGGTTTCTAACTGAATGCCAGGGTCGGCTAGCTATCCCAACACTGGCTACCCGGCCAGGACATACTTAACCGCTCACTGACTGATAGCTGTTGTGATTGTGTTGGCTGCTAAACTAAACGCCTGATGACTGTGATGGATCTTAACTGGAGTTGTTGGCTTGCAATGGAACGGCCATGCTGTGCTTGCTGTTAGTTGAATGAATGAGTTTTAAACCATATCCATTGGATATCATTAGCCACTTGCGGGCCTGTGGTTGTGTATGCCTGCAGGGCCCATGAAGAGGAGCCGAGGCGGGGTGGAGGTGGACTTTGAAACGCCCGGCTCTATCCTGGTCAACACCAACATCAGGGCTCTCATCAACATGCGCACCTTCTCTGCCTTCCCAGCCCACTCCCAACAGCAACTCCTGCAGCTCCTCCCCGAGGTTGACCGTCAGGTGAGGGAGCTTGCTCATAATTTATAATCCTAGTCATCAtttacagtttaagtcggaagtttacatacaccttagccaaatacatttaaactcagtttttcacaattcctgacatttaatcctagtaaaaattccctgttttaggtcaattaggatcaccactttatgttaagaatgtgaaatgtcagaataatagtagtgatttatttcaacttgtatttctttcatcacattctcagtgggtcagaattttacatacacacTTAATATTTAGTAGGATTGcctttttaaattgtttaacttgggtcaaatggttcgggtagccttccacaagcttcccacaacaagttaggtgaattttggcccattccttctgacacagctggtgtaactgagtcaggtttgtaggcctccttgcttgcacatgccttttcagttctgcccacaaatttttgcccttaagccattttgccacaactttggaagtatgcttggggtcattgtctatttggaagacccatttgcaaccaagctctaacttcctgactgatccacataattttcctccctcatgatgccatctattttgaagtgcaccagtccctcctgcagcaaagcaccacaacatgatgctgctcgCCCCTTgctggttgggatggtgttcttcggcttgcaatcacccccctttttcctccaaagataacaatggtcattatggccaaacagttctatttcatcagaccagaggacatttctccaaaaagtacgatctttgtccccatgtgcagttgcaaaccgcagtctggcttttttatggcggttttggagcagtggcttcttccttgctgagtggcctttcaggttatatcaatataggactcgcttttactgtggatgtagatacttttgtacctgtttcctccagcatcttcacaaggtcttttgctgctgttctggggttgatttgcacttcacaccaaagtacgttcatctcgaggagacagaacgcgtctccttcctgagctgtatgacggctgcgtggtcccatggtgtttatacttgcgtactattgtttgtacagatgaacgtggtaccttcaggcgtttggaaattgctcccaaggatgaaccagacttgtggaggtctacaattttttttctgaggacttgcctgatttcttttgcttttcccatgatgtcaagcaaagaggtactgagtttgaaggtaggccttgaactacatccacaggtacacctccaattgactcgaattatgtcaattaacctatcagaagcttctaaagccatgacagtctagaattttccaaactgtttaaaggcacggtcAACTGAGTGTtgactgtgatacagtgaattataagtgaaataatctctgtaaacattacttgtgtcatgcacaaagtagatgtcctaactgacttgccaatactatactttgttaacaagaaatttgtggagtggttgaaaaatacgTTTCAATGACTCCagtctaagtgtatgtaaacttcctacttacACTGTATAACTCGAGGACAGATTCCCGGACCCAGGTTAAACCTTTCCCTGGACTAAAAAGATTtatcaatggagattctccattggaGTGTGCCTTTTTAGTCCAGCCCATAATGTGTCATCATTTCTGTGCCATATTGTCTGTGAATGTAACCCAATATGTCCTGTCTTCCTTCTCCAGGTTGGACCTGATGGTCTGGCTCGCCTCAGTAACTCGGCTCTCAACAATGAATTCTTCACTCACGCCTCCCAGAGCTGGAAGGAAAGGCTTGCTGAGGGTTAGTACCTACTTACTTAATTATATACTATGGTTGGTATAAAGGCCCACTGATAACACGTGACTAGGGGTTAGTGACTGGCTACACCAGTTAATTCGCTAGCAATTTATTTTACTCTACAGAAATTGCCAGTTATTTTTCTAGAAATAACAGGGTGTACAATAATAACCCATGAATTACTGTCTCTTGGGTATTCAGTATCAGAAAGTACCCATTGATGCTATCACATAGCTTCCTAATAAATACCATGCAAATACCAGGGGAAACAGAATCAGTCAATACATGAAGTTATTATATAAAACGCTATAGACCAGTTATCTATGTGTTAATCTAATATTGTTTGACCTGCTCAGGGGAGTTCACCCATGAGATGCAGGTGCGATTCCGccaggagatggagaaagagaagaaagtgGAGGCATGGAAGGAGAAGTTCTTTGAGGAGTACCACGGTCAAAAGTAAGTCTTCTGAACATCCACAACATCGGCTGTTATTTTTTTAAGCTCCCTTTTATTCCATGGACCAATTGCAAATTGACTTGATTATTTCCactgtataacagtgtatatacTCTTTTATACTAATGTTATTTTGCTGCAGGTCTGGCCTGACCCGAGAAGAGTCTCTGAAGTTGACGATGAGCGAAGCGGCCGATGCTGCCACCAGCGTTCTGGACAGCAAGGTGGCCTTGGTGGCGGCGGGAACGCCCAAGCGCCGCAATGTGGGCAGGCGGAGGCGTGATGGCAGGATGAGACGGCGAACGCGGGCAGACTTGAGACGCAGGGCGCAACGCACCCTCTGTAAGACCAACTCCCCTACCCTGCAGTCCTCCAAGCAGCTGGAAGGCACACTCACTTTAGATGCAGCTTCTGTTGCCTCTGTCCCCTTGCCCGTCCCAGAGGCCACCACGgtgcagggaggagaggtggtgttACAGGCCGACTGTGAACTGGAGGACCCGGCCCAGTGTGCCTCCCTAGAGCCCGTGCCCTGCCTTTCCCCTGTGCCTGTGCTCCCGCCTGTGACCATACCTGTGCCCACCCCgacccccagtcccagccctgtaTCTATCAGCGCCTCCGATGAGCCTGAAGTCACCGCCCGCCTGCTCCCTGAAGAGCCTGCACCTGCCGTCGtctcaacctcctctccctcctcctcgtcttcctcgtcctcctcctcctcctcgtcctcctccccttcctcatctccctcctccaactcagagagacagggggggttCACCGCCGGCTTGGATtcttcctcctcgtcctcttcttcctccacgGCCGCTGCCACCGCTGATCCACTGGACGACGGGGCCTCCATGGTCACCTCAGTCACGGGGGGCACAACCACCAGCAGCCGGGAGAGCAGCCCTGCAGCCAGCCCCGCCCCCATCATCGCCACCTCCGCCCACATCATCGCCACCTCCGCCCAGGCCGCCAAGGAGCAGAAGAGGAGGCCAGACGAGCCCCAGGCCTTCTGCAGCTTCCCCGAAAAGAGGCCGCGAATGGAAGATCGTCAGTCCTTTCGTACCACAATCGACGGGGTTCACACGGAAAAGCCGCAGCCGACAGCAGAGGAGCCCAAGGTCCCACCTATCCGGGTATGAGGTCACCATTTGTAATTGTAACCCTTTATTGTGGCTGTAGTGGTGCAGTAGCAGGCACTCAATTTCTGACAACCTGGAATCCACAATCTGTAAAGTAAGTTTGATTATTGTGAATTGTCTCCACCAAAAATGTCAAACTACGTTGCCAAAAACCAACTTCCTTCTCTGAAGATGGTAAATCATTAGTGATGATTGACTGAGTTTCGGTGTGGGATTCTTAGCAAAGCAATGGATGCGAATGTCTGTTATATGGCCTTTGTAAAAATCCATGTTTGATATGCTCTCCTTGTCTGTGTCCCTCCAGATTCAACTCTCCCGAATCAAACCGCCCTGGGTCAAAGGGCCGCCAACCTACCAGATCTGTCCCCGCATCGTGCCCCCCGGCGAGGGCTCGCGGCGCTCAGGGACGGGGGCGCGCACCCTGGCGGACATCAAAGCCCGCGCCCAGCAGGCCCGGGCCCAGCGCGAGGccgctgctgctgttgcagccaCTGGGGACGGACCAGGGCCGGGCGGGGGCAGGGCTGGTGCTGGGCTACAGGATCGCAGCAGTGGAAGACGAACACGAGAGCACCCAGGACCCATCGAGCCCGGAGGagcaggagacgtggaggagcaGGGATCGCCTGCGGGCTCTCATCCGCCTGGAACACAACTACAGCAGTCCAAATTAGagccctctacccccacccccaacACAGCTGCCTCATCCCCCTCCCTGTCCACCTCTTCCAACCCCTCCCTGTCCTTCTCCGAGCCCCCGCAGACCCCCACTCCATCCCCAACCACCCAGGAGGAGCGACAAGGGGAGCTGAGTGGGGAAGAGgggacaacaacaccaccaccaatcaAAGGCACCTCCAACGGACTCTCGGACAAGGCAGCGCTGCTGGAGCCTGAGTCGGTGTCCAGCCACCTCAGAGGGCGGGGCGAGGGGGACGACTGTGACAAGACAATGACCAAAAATGGTCCCCTGGCGCCCACCTCCATTCCAGATTCCCTGCCCAGGTTTGGGGCCCAGGGAGTGGATGTGATCAGGTCCCtggctgggggaggagggggtgtcaTCCAACATGGTTCCCACCACGTGGGGCCACAAGAGAACCCCCccaccccagtcagagagggccACAGCCAGAACGAAAAGCATTTGCAGCCctcggagagggggagagatacagcctccctccctcatctcccaccTTCAGTCAGAGAGGACGAAGCAGGGCATCACAGCGATTCCACGGAGACAGCCTCCGACTGCGAGAATGAGAGCCAGGAGGAGGAGCCCCACCTGAGCATGTGGAGCCACCGCCTGCCTGCTCAGCGCAACGGCAACATCCAGCACCTCCAAAGGTTGTCTCAGCAGGCCCACGGCCAGCCTGTGATCTGCAGCCCCCCTCTACAGCAGATCCAGCAGCCGGTCATCCAGACTCACGTGTCCAACCACCATGGCCACAGCCAAACGGTTATCCAGCCCTGCTTCCCCAACGGCCTGCCCAGCCAGAGTCTCATACAGTCAGGCCAAAAGCAGCCGCAGCCTGAATGCACTCCCCACCCAGACCAACAGACTCTTGCTGCGCCACACTCTCAAACCCAGAGGGGGCACAAAACGGACCCAATGGATGACTACAAAGCGTCCAGCCGGGGCTCGGCTGAGGAGAACTGTAGGCTGGGGCTGAAGCCTTCTCCCATGCACCCCACCGCTGGCTCCAAGAGGCTCCCTAGTTCGGCCCGGCCTGTGTCCACAGTGGAGGCCAACAATCCTCTGGTCACCCAGCTGCTTCAAGGCAGCCTCCCGATGGAGAAAGTCCTGCCGCAGACGCATTCGTCCAGCAAGCTAGAGATCAACCGCCTGCCAGGGGGGCCCCAGCCAGCCCCCCAGTCCCAGCTCAACTGGCAGCAACAGACCAGGTCTCCGGGCCTTCGCTTCAGGGGCCCCACAGAGGCCCATACTGGGGAGTCCCTGGTCCCTGAGTTGTCCTCTCAGAACCAGCAGAAGTCCCCTGTTGGCCGAGGAGGCTCTCCTGGAGCAAGCCGGAGCTTCGGGTCCTCTCCCCTGGGCACAGTGCCCTCCCGCATGGCCTGCCTGCTGGAGGAGGCCTCCTCTCGGGCCACAGCCATGCAGCAGTACCTGTCCCAGCAGCCAGGTGGCTCTGTGCCCCTCGGGGCCGTGCCCGTCAtcacatccctctcttcatcctcttcctccagaCGGAACTCCCAAGAGTCGGCCGTTATCAGAGAGTCTCCAGAGAGGCACCACAACAACATTGCTCAGCCCAGGGCCACCCCCGACCTCTGCCCCTCTGAGGTGGTCCCCACTGTCAAGATAAACTGGCACCCTTCCAAACCCCACGCCCCGCACCAACAGCAGCTCTCGCCCGCACTCAACGTGAAGAGCGAGGTTTCCCCCCGGCCCTCTTGTCAAGCTCTTGCCAAAACCTCCCCCTCTGGCCCCATGGTAGGTGGTGGGCCAGGTGTGGTGGTCACCAAAAAGGAGGCAGTGAACTCTATGGACGGTTACCTGACTGGAGGTGGGGCTATGGAGGGACTGCTGAACATGGAGATGTCTTTAGCCCGCATGGCTAAGAAGGAGGCGCAAAGCAAAGCTCAATACTCTtccacctccccctcttcatcttcatcctcctcttcaatctcctccctccctttccagCTCTACGGTAAGCTGCCCAAGCAGGGCGGGGGCTGCGGTGTGTCGGCCCCCGGCTTCAGCTACACGGCCAACGTGTCTGTGGTAGACGGCAGCGGCTTCTCGAGGAGCATCGCCGATGGTGTCCTACAGCTGCGTCAGCGCCACAGTGCCAGCCAGAGCGCCACGCTCAGCATCCAGGCGTTTGCAGACAGCGCCGCTGAGGAGGTGGCCCTCAAGTGCTCCTGCCGCCTCAAGGCCATGATCATGTGCCAGGGCTGCGGGGCCTTCTGCCACGACGACTGCATCGGCCCCTCCAAACTGTGTGTATCCTGCTTGGTGGTCAGATAGGCGCTTTCTCTGACGTTGCTACAGTGTTGGTGGTTTGGTGTGCCACCTTCAGCATACCTGCTCCATGTATAAACTGTTAACTAACCTAACACACCCAGGACTTGTGAGAGAAACAAGGGTGTAGGACTTAAGGCTTCGACAAGTTCCACCCTCTTCCGAGGGTGGAACACAGGCAGGGTGATGCCTTGTATTATACAATCGGTCTG is part of the Oncorhynchus masou masou isolate Uvic2021 chromosome 33, UVic_Omas_1.1, whole genome shotgun sequence genome and harbors:
- the LOC135528106 gene encoding polycomb group protein ASXL1-like isoform X1, whose protein sequence is MKDKQKRKKERTWAEAARMVLENFSDAPMTPKQILHVIQTKGLKEMSGTAPLACLVTMLHSQVRGDRVKNSIFFKLPGRMSLFTLKKNALQWTKSSKEAETAEASTLATANTATAGPTEGAEQESCDSMETVAASGENDASIDESSSSASCSTEPQTRLSRSGVSGQVRSEAQAQTRLSRSRQSSRQRKKAVMMPRVVLTPLKVNGEHVPSGAAGRRREDSRGGPGPTLRARPELASWKRPQHFKSLRGYHSGPMKRSRGGVEVDFETPGSILVNTNIRALINMRTFSAFPAHSQQQLLQLLPEVDRQVGPDGLARLSNSALNNEFFTHASQSWKERLAEGEFTHEMQVRFRQEMEKEKKVEAWKEKFFEEYHGQKSGLTREESLKLTMSEAADAATSVLDSKVALVAAGTPKRRNVGRRRRDGRMRRRTRADLRRRAQRTLCKTNSPTLQSSKQLEGTLTLDAASVASVPLPVPEATTVQGGEVVLQADCELEDPAQCASLEPVPCLSPVPVLPPVTIPVPTPTPSPSPVSISASDEPEVTARLLPEEPAPAVVSTSSPSSSSSSSSSSSSSSSPSSSPSSNSERQGGFTAGLDSSSSSSSSSTAAATADPLDDGASMVTSVTGGTTTSSRESSPAASPAPIIATSAHIIATSAQAAKEQKRRPDEPQAFCSFPEKRPRMEDRQSFRTTIDGVHTEKPQPTAEEPKVPPIRIQLSRIKPPWVKGPPTYQICPRIVPPGEGSRRSGTGARTLADIKARAQQARAQREAAAAVAATGDGPGPGGGRAGAGLQDRSSGRRTREHPGPIEPGGAGDVEEQGSPAGSHPPGTQLQQSKLEPSTPTPNTAASSPSLSTSSNPSLSFSEPPQTPTPSPTTQEERQGELSGEEGTTTPPPIKGTSNGLSDKAALLEPESVSSHLRGRGEGDDCDKTMTKNGPLAPTSIPDSLPRFGAQGVDVIRSLAGGGGGVIQHGSHHVGPQENPPTPVREGHSQNEKHLQPSERGRDTASLPHLPPSVREDEAGHHSDSTETASDCENESQEEEPHLSMWSHRLPAQRNGNIQHLQRLSQQAHGQPVICSPPLQQIQQPVIQTHVSNHHGHSQTVIQPCFPNGLPSQSLIQSGQKQPQPECTPHPDQQTLAAPHSQTQRGHKTDPMDDYKASSRGSAEENCRLGLKPSPMHPTAGSKRLPSSARPVSTVEANNPLVTQLLQGSLPMEKVLPQTHSSSKLEINRLPGGPQPAPQSQLNWQQQTRSPGLRFRGPTEAHTGESLVPELSSQNQQKSPVGRGGSPGASRSFGSSPLGTVPSRMACLLEEASSRATAMQQYLSQQPGGSVPLGAVPVITSLSSSSSSRRNSQESAVIRESPERHHNNIAQPRATPDLCPSEVVPTVKINWHPSKPHAPHQQQLSPALNVKSEVSPRPSCQALAKTSPSGPMVGGGPGVVVTKKEAVNSMDGYLTGGGAMEGLLNMEMSLARMAKKEAQSKAQYSSTSPSSSSSSSSISSLPFQLYGKLPKQGGGCGVSAPGFSYTANVSVVDGSGFSRSIADGVLQLRQRHSASQSATLSIQAFADSAAEEVALKCSCRLKAMIMCQGCGAFCHDDCIGPSKLCVSCLVVR